The Hyperolius riggenbachi isolate aHypRig1 chromosome 3, aHypRig1.pri, whole genome shotgun sequence genome window below encodes:
- the LOC137562758 gene encoding lysozyme C-1-like isoform X3, whose translation MGVHFRSTCLHGGICLAYYESSYNTAAVNNNGPSRDYGIFQINSKWWCNDGKTRGAVNACHISCQSLLNDNIYDDIECAKRVVRDPQGISAWVAWRNHCKGKNLDWFVSGC comes from the exons ATGGGAGTGCACTTCAGGAGCACCTGCTTGCATGGTG GGATTTGTCTGGCTTATTATGAAAGTAGCTACAACACTGCAGCCGTAAACAACAACGGGCCAAGCCGTGACTATGGAATATTCCAGATTAACAGCAAATGGTGGTGCAATGATGGGAAGACACGTGGAGCTGTAAATGCGTGTCACATTAGCTGTCAGA GTCTTCTCAATGATAACATCTACGATGATATTGAATGTGCCAAGAGAGTTGTGAGAGATCCTCAAGGCATCTCAGCTTG GGTTGCCTGGAGGAATCATTGCAAAGGCAAAAACCTAGATTGGTTTGTTTCTGGttgttaa
- the LOC137562758 gene encoding lysozyme C-1-like isoform X4: protein MLLHSNFMYGICLAYYESSYNTAAVNNNGPSRDYGIFQINSKWWCNDGKTRGAVNACHISCQSLLNDNIYDDIECAKRVVRDPQGISAWVAWRNHCKGKNLDWFVSGC, encoded by the exons ATGCTGctacattcaaatttcatgtatg GGATTTGTCTGGCTTATTATGAAAGTAGCTACAACACTGCAGCCGTAAACAACAACGGGCCAAGCCGTGACTATGGAATATTCCAGATTAACAGCAAATGGTGGTGCAATGATGGGAAGACACGTGGAGCTGTAAATGCGTGTCACATTAGCTGTCAGA GTCTTCTCAATGATAACATCTACGATGATATTGAATGTGCCAAGAGAGTTGTGAGAGATCCTCAAGGCATCTCAGCTTG GGTTGCCTGGAGGAATCATTGCAAAGGCAAAAACCTAGATTGGTTTGTTTCTGGttgttaa